Proteins encoded within one genomic window of Paenarthrobacter sp. JL.01a:
- the paaB gene encoding 1,2-phenylacetyl-CoA epoxidase subunit PaaB yields the protein MAPHGNPEEPASAAGEIKREAPKVAATTAESTTAAPASAPKVTAGGAKEEHPWSLWEVFVRSSRGLSHVHAGSLHAPDAAMALRNARDLYTRRNEGVSIWVVPAEAISSSDPDSKGSFFESPQGKDYRHATYYTKSEGVKHL from the coding sequence ATGGCTCCCCACGGTAACCCTGAAGAACCGGCAAGCGCTGCCGGCGAGATCAAGCGCGAAGCCCCCAAGGTGGCTGCGACCACGGCGGAAAGCACGACGGCGGCACCCGCCTCAGCCCCCAAGGTCACCGCGGGTGGCGCCAAGGAAGAGCACCCCTGGTCCCTCTGGGAAGTCTTCGTCCGCTCGAGCCGCGGCCTGTCCCACGTCCACGCTGGCTCGCTGCACGCCCCGGATGCCGCCATGGCCCTCCGGAACGCCCGCGATCTCTACACGCGCCGCAACGAGGGCGTGTCCATCTGGGTTGTGCCGGCTGAGGCGATTTCCTCCAGCGATCCCGATTCCAAAGGTTCATTCTTCGAGTCGCCGCAGGGCAAGGATTACCGCCATGCGACGTACTACACCAAGAGCGAAGGCGTGAAGCACCTGTGA
- the paaA gene encoding 1,2-phenylacetyl-CoA epoxidase subunit PaaA — protein MASQNLQSVPAELSPEEQEREAAGQVYFDRIISEDSRIEPRDWMPAAYRKTLLRQISQHAHSEIIGMQPEANWITRAPSLKRKSILMAKVQDEAGHGLYLYSAAETLGQSRDQMMEDLIAGKARYSSIFNYPTISWADMGAIGWLVDGAAICNQVPLCRASYGPYGRAMVRICKEESFHQRQGFEILLELSNGTPAQKQMAQDAVNRWYAPSLMMFGPPDDDSPNSKQSMAWNIKRFSNDELRSRFVGMMVEQVKVLGLTLPDKDIRFNEETKKWEHGPLDWNEFKEVLAGRGPCNSQRIERRREAHENGAWVREAAVAYARKQAEKVNAA, from the coding sequence ATGGCATCGCAGAATCTGCAGTCAGTGCCCGCTGAGCTGTCCCCGGAGGAACAGGAGCGGGAGGCAGCCGGTCAGGTGTACTTTGATCGCATCATCTCGGAGGACTCGCGCATCGAACCGCGCGACTGGATGCCGGCGGCTTACCGCAAGACTTTGCTGCGCCAGATCTCGCAGCACGCGCACTCGGAAATCATCGGCATGCAGCCTGAGGCCAACTGGATCACCCGCGCTCCGAGCCTGAAGCGCAAGTCCATCCTCATGGCCAAGGTCCAGGACGAGGCAGGCCACGGCCTGTACCTCTACTCCGCAGCAGAGACGCTGGGTCAGTCCCGGGACCAGATGATGGAAGACCTCATCGCCGGCAAGGCCCGGTACTCGTCCATCTTCAACTACCCCACGATTTCATGGGCGGACATGGGAGCCATTGGTTGGCTGGTCGATGGCGCGGCCATCTGCAACCAGGTGCCCCTGTGCCGTGCCTCGTACGGTCCTTACGGCCGCGCAATGGTGCGCATCTGCAAGGAAGAGTCTTTCCACCAGCGCCAGGGTTTCGAGATCCTGCTGGAGCTCTCCAACGGCACGCCCGCGCAGAAGCAGATGGCCCAGGACGCGGTGAACCGCTGGTACGCGCCGTCGCTGATGATGTTCGGCCCGCCGGATGACGATTCACCCAACTCCAAGCAGTCCATGGCCTGGAACATCAAGCGGTTCAGCAATGACGAGCTGCGCAGCCGGTTCGTCGGCATGATGGTGGAGCAGGTCAAGGTCCTTGGGCTGACCCTGCCCGACAAGGACATCCGTTTCAACGAAGAAACCAAGAAGTGGGAGCACGGACCCCTGGACTGGAACGAGTTCAAGGAAGTCCTGGCAGGCCGCGGCCCCTGCAACTCGCAGCGCATCGAGCGCCGCCGCGAGGCACACGAGAACGGTGCCTGGGTTCGGGAAGCAGCAGTGGCGTACGCCCGCAAGCAAGCAGAGAAAGTGAACGCAGCATAA
- a CDS encoding low molecular weight phosphatase family protein, with translation MESPQPFRILTVCTGNICRSPVAERLLQAGLNQVSPGSFEVRSAGTRALVGEPIQPLSAKIISTFHGTPDNFAARQLNQKILRETDLVLAMTSKHRGEVLQLDASLLKRTFTVREFARMLAVLENRDDAAATGNIVDFWRGLPARAASVRHLALPSAPSDNDVVDPYRRAEEVYHQMEDQLAPAILGILRFARLTAPA, from the coding sequence GTGGAATCGCCCCAGCCCTTCAGGATCCTCACCGTCTGCACCGGAAACATCTGCCGCTCCCCCGTGGCCGAGCGCCTGCTCCAGGCCGGGCTAAACCAGGTGAGCCCCGGATCATTCGAAGTCCGCAGCGCCGGAACCCGGGCCCTGGTGGGCGAACCCATCCAGCCGCTGTCCGCCAAGATCATCAGCACCTTCCACGGAACACCGGACAACTTTGCCGCCCGGCAGCTGAACCAGAAGATCCTCCGCGAAACCGACCTGGTGCTGGCCATGACCTCCAAACACCGCGGCGAAGTTCTCCAACTGGACGCGTCGCTGCTGAAGCGCACCTTCACCGTCCGCGAATTCGCCCGCATGCTGGCCGTCCTGGAAAACCGCGACGACGCTGCCGCCACCGGGAACATCGTTGACTTCTGGCGTGGCCTCCCCGCCCGGGCCGCCTCGGTGCGGCACCTGGCACTACCGTCCGCTCCTTCAGACAACGACGTGGTAGACCCCTACCGACGAGCGGAAGAGGTCTACCACCAGATGGAGGATCAGTTGGCCCCGGCCATCCTGGGTATCCTCCGGTTCGCGCGCCTGACGGCGCCGGCCTAG
- a CDS encoding LysM peptidoglycan-binding domain-containing protein — MNMNDVELQTSLNKNSGVGRQPPFSKSKLMIAGAVLAILALIPVIFGVVNWATHPAGTEQAVSNEQAAAPEAVPSAPASSAASTAPAQDAGAQAAPAAAAPAADVPASAPAAEPAAAPAPVAEAAPVAEPAPPAAPAGDPNLYTVVSGDTVGSIAARFGVDVNAMLAANGLSAYSVIVPGQVLKLTGPPVAPVAAPAPAPQAPVAQAQAAAAPAVVAAPAPAPAPAPAVRTIYVAGAGGQSLVDACIGPINYTPTNAYAVFITEHDFCGGWARFSGIGVGETVSIPGYGTFTATGRGQVPNPGTTNDVAAVFGGFPAVVLQTCIPGTNQMLVIALN, encoded by the coding sequence ATGAACATGAATGATGTAGAGCTGCAAACTTCACTGAACAAGAACAGCGGCGTCGGCCGGCAACCACCGTTCAGCAAATCCAAGCTCATGATTGCCGGCGCCGTGCTGGCAATACTGGCGTTGATTCCCGTAATTTTCGGGGTGGTCAATTGGGCTACCCACCCGGCCGGTACCGAACAAGCGGTATCGAATGAGCAAGCAGCCGCACCTGAGGCAGTGCCATCAGCACCGGCAAGCAGCGCGGCGTCAACCGCGCCGGCCCAGGACGCGGGAGCCCAAGCAGCTCCGGCAGCAGCGGCCCCGGCTGCTGACGTACCGGCTTCCGCTCCCGCGGCTGAACCAGCTGCAGCACCAGCCCCGGTCGCTGAAGCAGCGCCGGTCGCCGAGCCGGCTCCTCCGGCGGCCCCAGCGGGTGATCCCAACCTCTACACGGTGGTATCCGGTGACACAGTGGGCAGCATCGCCGCAAGGTTCGGTGTGGACGTCAACGCGATGTTGGCTGCCAATGGCCTGAGCGCCTACTCGGTGATTGTCCCGGGACAAGTCCTGAAGCTCACGGGTCCGCCCGTTGCCCCGGTTGCAGCACCAGCGCCGGCACCCCAGGCCCCGGTGGCACAAGCCCAGGCCGCAGCAGCACCCGCAGTGGTCGCAGCTCCCGCCCCTGCACCCGCGCCAGCACCGGCCGTCAGGACCATCTATGTTGCAGGCGCCGGCGGCCAATCCCTGGTGGATGCCTGCATCGGGCCCATCAATTACACCCCAACCAACGCTTATGCCGTGTTCATCACGGAACACGACTTCTGCGGAGGGTGGGCCCGCTTCTCGGGAATCGGTGTAGGAGAGACCGTGTCCATTCCAGGCTATGGAACGTTTACCGCCACGGGCAGGGGACAAGTTCCCAACCCCGGAACCACCAATGATGTGGCAGCAGTGTTCGGCGGCTTCCCCGCCGTCGTCCTGCAGACCTGCATCCCGGGCACCAACCAGATGCTGGTGATCGCCCTCAACTAA
- a CDS encoding response regulator: MKHEVLSKRSWSGRGLPFFLIAAGFCAVLLVVGLASGNGTATAQLAGDLAILTAVLTALVTHTRAALKQQHSTTGRWFVVAGLALWAAGQAVWTYNGITLDHDYPFPSFADVGFVWYALPASIGLVLLLRGQGLRLPLRRTILDAGVVASSTFFIAWSSILGPLASARNSDPFARATQMAYPIADVFMVSVVIVLTMRAARGRRLPWLSLGVGFWVLALTDLAYMRLTLEGISGVTGSPLALGWVSAFLLVALSPLIPEADSGRHDGRGYAVALELLPYLPVFSAVFFSRTGPIGADRVLLVTGLVVLAFVVVRQVLIVVENVTLTRDLESKVAERTAELEGLGAIVNSSGDAIVGETLDGVITSWNPGAEKIFGYPAAEVIGTKGDFFIPEGVRNKERQVLETTAQTGDVQNYETQRKRGDGVIIPVSVTLSPVRNATGIRGVAFISRDITERKAAEAELLAAREAALEASRLKSEFLATMSHEIRTPLNAVIGLTSLMMDTPLTEGQRQYAQGVKGAGEVLLSLINDILDFSKLEAGKVDLEVTAFDPRALVEEVAGLVAEAAQGKNLELISYCHPDVPGRLMGDSGRIRQILVNLSSNAVKFTPSGEVEIKVSVLASDADNASLRFEVRDTGIGISSEDHHRLFESFAQADASTTRRYGGTGLGLAISRRLTEAMAGRIGLDSELGKGSTFWFELSLPIGPAAAENLTLPATLAGRRVLVVDDNATNRLVLETQLDSWGMAPVAVADASTAMTEYRNAVLEGHPYDIAVVDMCMPDTDGLELARQINSESSHPGQPAIILLTSTMMVDKVDLATAGIREYLTKPVRSSEFYNRLLRLMATRTTGVSAPPSPVPSLPSEEPNDRLGTLLVAEDNEVNQLVARGMANRLGYAVDIVEDGAQAVTAASTGRYAAVLMDCHMPVMDGFDATRAIRARNGHSARIPIIAMTAGALNEDRERCFAAGMDDYISKPVDLATLRAVLARWVRQVDEPTTAEGGTAGTPAAGGEAVGEPSQAAEAPPSDAVVLDTGRLQILRELGPDDGVGLLPAAIEAFREDAAGTVAALRSALDAGQAAGVQAAAHKLAGAASNIGAVGAAALCKELEMLGREAAPGLEIEGSRLLERLTSELAGVDLALERIQLGAL, from the coding sequence GTGAAGCACGAGGTTCTGTCCAAGCGCTCTTGGTCGGGACGCGGTTTGCCGTTTTTCCTTATTGCAGCCGGCTTTTGCGCAGTGCTGCTGGTAGTTGGGCTGGCCAGCGGAAACGGCACCGCCACTGCCCAGCTTGCAGGCGACCTGGCGATCCTCACCGCTGTACTGACCGCCTTGGTTACCCACACCCGGGCCGCCCTCAAACAACAGCACTCAACGACTGGCCGCTGGTTCGTTGTGGCCGGGCTTGCTCTCTGGGCCGCAGGACAAGCCGTCTGGACCTACAACGGCATCACCCTTGATCACGACTACCCTTTCCCGTCATTCGCCGACGTCGGTTTTGTTTGGTACGCGCTGCCGGCCTCCATTGGCCTGGTGCTGCTGTTGCGGGGCCAGGGGCTTCGACTGCCTCTGCGGCGCACCATCCTCGATGCCGGCGTGGTGGCAAGTTCCACCTTCTTCATCGCCTGGAGTTCCATACTGGGTCCCTTGGCCAGCGCCAGGAACAGCGACCCTTTCGCCCGTGCCACCCAGATGGCCTACCCCATCGCGGATGTCTTCATGGTTTCCGTGGTCATCGTCCTCACCATGCGCGCGGCCCGCGGGCGCAGGCTTCCCTGGCTTAGCCTCGGCGTCGGCTTCTGGGTCCTTGCCCTGACGGACCTCGCCTACATGCGGCTCACTCTGGAAGGCATCTCGGGCGTGACCGGCTCACCCCTGGCGCTGGGGTGGGTGTCCGCCTTCCTGCTGGTGGCCTTGAGCCCACTCATTCCTGAAGCAGACAGCGGCCGGCACGATGGCCGTGGCTACGCAGTAGCTCTGGAACTGCTCCCGTATCTTCCTGTCTTCAGTGCGGTGTTCTTCTCACGGACAGGCCCCATTGGAGCCGACCGCGTCCTGCTGGTCACCGGGCTGGTGGTCCTGGCGTTCGTCGTCGTACGCCAGGTGCTCATCGTCGTCGAAAATGTCACACTGACCCGTGACCTCGAATCCAAGGTGGCCGAACGCACGGCCGAGCTTGAGGGGCTCGGCGCGATTGTCAATTCCTCCGGTGATGCCATAGTTGGCGAGACCCTGGACGGCGTCATCACCAGTTGGAACCCCGGCGCGGAAAAGATCTTCGGCTACCCGGCGGCAGAGGTGATCGGCACGAAAGGCGACTTCTTCATCCCGGAGGGCGTGCGGAATAAAGAGCGCCAGGTGCTGGAAACCACAGCACAGACCGGTGACGTCCAGAACTACGAAACGCAGCGTAAGCGCGGCGACGGCGTGATCATCCCCGTTTCCGTCACCCTGTCCCCGGTCAGGAACGCGACGGGCATCCGCGGCGTGGCCTTCATTTCGCGTGACATTACCGAACGCAAAGCCGCCGAAGCAGAGCTGCTCGCCGCCCGGGAAGCCGCCCTCGAAGCGAGCAGGCTCAAATCGGAATTCCTGGCCACCATGAGCCACGAGATCCGGACACCCCTGAACGCTGTCATCGGATTGACCTCTCTCATGATGGACACTCCACTCACTGAAGGACAACGGCAGTACGCCCAAGGCGTGAAAGGCGCCGGCGAGGTCCTCCTCAGCCTGATCAACGACATCCTGGACTTCTCCAAACTCGAAGCCGGAAAAGTAGATCTGGAGGTCACGGCCTTCGATCCGCGGGCCTTGGTGGAAGAAGTGGCCGGGCTGGTTGCCGAAGCTGCCCAGGGCAAGAACCTGGAACTCATTTCCTACTGCCACCCGGATGTCCCCGGACGGCTCATGGGCGATTCCGGCCGGATCCGGCAAATCCTGGTAAATCTCTCCTCCAACGCCGTGAAGTTCACGCCATCGGGAGAAGTCGAAATAAAAGTCTCGGTGCTGGCCTCCGACGCCGACAACGCCTCGCTGCGTTTTGAAGTCCGGGACACAGGAATCGGCATCAGCTCCGAGGACCACCACCGACTCTTCGAATCCTTCGCCCAGGCTGATGCGTCCACCACGCGCCGCTACGGCGGCACCGGGCTGGGACTGGCAATATCCCGGCGGCTCACCGAAGCGATGGCCGGACGGATTGGCCTGGACAGCGAGCTGGGCAAGGGCAGCACGTTCTGGTTTGAACTGTCGCTGCCCATCGGTCCGGCGGCAGCAGAGAACCTTACGCTGCCGGCCACCCTTGCAGGCCGCCGCGTGTTGGTGGTGGACGATAACGCCACCAACCGCCTCGTACTGGAGACACAGCTGGACAGCTGGGGAATGGCGCCCGTCGCAGTGGCCGATGCGTCCACCGCGATGACCGAATACCGCAACGCCGTCCTGGAGGGTCACCCCTACGACATTGCCGTGGTGGACATGTGCATGCCCGACACCGACGGTTTGGAACTCGCACGTCAGATCAACAGCGAGAGCTCCCATCCGGGACAGCCAGCGATCATTCTCCTGACCTCCACCATGATGGTGGACAAGGTTGACCTGGCGACGGCCGGAATCCGGGAGTACCTCACCAAGCCCGTTCGGAGTTCCGAGTTCTACAACCGGCTCCTTCGCCTCATGGCCACCAGGACCACCGGCGTATCGGCCCCACCGTCACCGGTACCTTCGCTTCCGTCAGAGGAGCCCAATGACCGACTGGGCACACTGCTGGTGGCAGAAGACAACGAAGTCAACCAGCTTGTGGCCCGCGGCATGGCCAACCGGCTCGGTTACGCCGTGGACATCGTTGAGGACGGCGCCCAGGCCGTCACGGCTGCATCGACCGGGCGCTACGCGGCGGTGCTCATGGACTGCCATATGCCCGTCATGGACGGATTCGATGCCACCCGGGCCATCCGCGCCCGCAATGGGCACTCAGCCCGCATCCCCATCATCGCCATGACCGCCGGAGCCCTGAACGAGGACCGCGAGCGCTGCTTCGCCGCCGGAATGGACGACTACATCAGCAAGCCTGTGGACCTCGCAACGCTGCGGGCTGTCCTCGCGCGTTGGGTCCGGCAGGTTGACGAACCGACGACGGCGGAAGGCGGGACCGCTGGCACGCCGGCTGCCGGTGGGGAGGCCGTTGGGGAGCCGTCGCAGGCGGCGGAAGCACCGCCGTCGGACGCTGTTGTTCTGGACACCGGGCGGCTGCAGATCCTGCGCGAACTCGGGCCCGACGACGGCGTGGGCCTGCTTCCGGCGGCGATTGAGGCCTTCCGGGAGGATGCTGCGGGAACCGTGGCGGCGCTGCGTTCCGCACTCGACGCCGGTCAGGCTGCCGGAGTGCAGGCGGCGGCACATAAGCTGGCCGGCGCAGCGTCCAACATCGGAGCTGTCGGAGCGGCGGCCTTGTGCAAGGAACTGGAGATGCTGGGACGGGAGGCCGCACCTGGGCTGGAAATTGAAGGATCCCGGCTGTTGGAACGGCTGACATCGGAACTGGCCGGGGTGGACCTCGCCCTCGAGCGCATCCAGTTGGGGGCCCTGTGA
- a CDS encoding diguanylate cyclase — protein sequence MKILIADDDQISRMITKAAVEQSGHECIVAVDGDSAWQLFKEHSPEAVVTDLMMPGLNGLDLCRAIRAAEEDRYTYVILVTSHGSREDVLAGMEAGADDYVTKPLDPFNLHIRLLAAQRITSLHADLARYRSALTEQARTDPLTKVHNRLKLSEDLGDLQDGSRGYCLAMVDVDNFKSYNDIYGHQAGDAALVAIAATLSGEIRASDAVYRFGGEEFLLLLREQTAATAEKVMERIRSAVHDLRIEHSGDPDGVLTISAGISAFKDGRRAGTEQLLREADLALYAAKAAGRNRVALADSVHAE from the coding sequence GTGAAGATCCTTATTGCGGACGATGATCAAATTTCGCGGATGATCACCAAGGCAGCCGTGGAGCAATCCGGGCATGAGTGCATCGTGGCCGTGGATGGCGACTCGGCGTGGCAGCTCTTCAAAGAGCACAGCCCCGAAGCTGTGGTGACTGACCTGATGATGCCGGGACTCAACGGGCTGGACCTGTGCCGTGCGATCCGGGCCGCGGAAGAGGACCGGTACACGTACGTCATTCTGGTGACCTCCCATGGCTCGCGTGAGGACGTCCTCGCCGGGATGGAAGCCGGAGCCGACGACTACGTCACCAAACCGCTGGACCCGTTCAACCTGCACATCAGGCTGCTGGCCGCCCAACGCATCACGTCCCTGCACGCGGACCTGGCCCGCTACCGGTCGGCCCTGACGGAACAGGCCCGCACAGACCCCCTGACCAAGGTGCACAACCGGCTCAAGTTGTCGGAGGATCTGGGGGACCTTCAGGACGGGAGCCGAGGCTACTGCCTGGCCATGGTGGATGTCGATAACTTCAAAAGCTACAACGACATCTACGGGCATCAGGCAGGCGACGCCGCGCTGGTGGCCATCGCCGCCACGCTGTCCGGCGAGATCCGGGCGTCCGATGCCGTCTACCGATTCGGCGGAGAAGAGTTCCTCTTGCTGCTCCGTGAACAGACCGCCGCTACCGCGGAGAAGGTCATGGAACGCATACGCTCAGCCGTACACGATCTGCGGATCGAACACTCCGGCGACCCCGACGGCGTCCTGACCATCAGCGCAGGGATCTCCGCGTTCAAGGACGGGCGGCGCGCCGGAACCGAACAACTCTTGCGGGAAGCCGACCTTGCCCTGTACGCAGCCAAAGCTGCGGGCCGGAACAGGGTGGCATTGGCTGATTCCGTCCACGCAGAGTGA
- a CDS encoding PIG-L deacetylase family protein has translation MPMQSRVEKSMAGDAPWLVLSPHLDDAVLSCGALLEAQAREREIIVVTLFTEAQTATHTRAARSFLRQCTVADAGELFEARKSEDLAVLEAMGVQAIHLGEADALFRRRRKPPMVGSSAWDRLLPELTHRYPTYRFDIAKGRIATGDQALIHRLQVAVAGLISQTQAELLFCPAGVGKHVDHLITRAVGLGHLHNVVMYSDFPYDVAAAPDQRKMSRMGFMPWTWDTGLDTKPARISQYATQVDALFPGRKIPQKPETYFVPRPG, from the coding sequence ATGCCGATGCAATCCCGCGTTGAAAAGTCCATGGCAGGAGACGCCCCCTGGCTGGTCCTGTCGCCCCATCTCGATGATGCGGTGTTGTCCTGCGGCGCACTGCTTGAGGCACAGGCCCGGGAACGCGAGATCATCGTGGTCACGCTGTTCACGGAGGCACAGACGGCGACGCACACGCGGGCAGCCCGTTCCTTCCTGCGCCAATGCACCGTAGCGGACGCCGGGGAACTGTTTGAGGCGCGGAAAAGTGAAGACCTTGCCGTCCTGGAAGCGATGGGAGTCCAGGCCATCCATCTCGGCGAAGCGGATGCGCTCTTTCGCCGACGGCGCAAGCCACCGATGGTGGGCAGCAGCGCTTGGGACAGGCTCCTTCCGGAGCTGACCCACCGTTACCCCACCTACCGTTTTGACATCGCGAAGGGCAGGATCGCCACGGGCGACCAGGCACTCATACACCGGCTCCAAGTCGCCGTCGCCGGGCTCATTTCCCAGACCCAAGCGGAACTGCTGTTTTGTCCTGCGGGAGTGGGCAAACACGTAGACCATCTCATAACCCGCGCGGTGGGTTTGGGGCACCTGCACAACGTGGTGATGTACTCGGATTTTCCCTATGACGTGGCGGCGGCTCCGGATCAACGGAAGATGTCGAGAATGGGCTTTATGCCGTGGACGTGGGACACGGGACTGGACACCAAGCCTGCACGGATCAGCCAGTACGCAACGCAGGTGGATGCCCTGTTCCCCGGCCGAAAGATCCCGCAGAAACCGGAAACCTACTTTGTGCCCAGGCCCGGCTGA
- a CDS encoding glycosyltransferase family 4 protein yields the protein MRVLHLGFEDPLMPGAGGGSVRTHEINRRLAAQGFDVAVLTTRYPGWQERVQEGVHYVPIGFGRGANRLTRLAGYVMRLPFEVRKRRSTTELVVEDFFAPFSTMAAPMWTRRPTIGVVQWLHAAEKARQYKLPLHWIERLGVRAHSRLIAVSEGVSERLKKLNPDLHVDVIGNGVDPGIWATTPHLGQDVLFVGRLEIGHKGLDLLLQAWADIRGRIDGKLLIAGAGPDEERFRASIEDAGLSDSVQMLGWLAGEEKFRTLSSARLLVVPSRHETFGLVAIDALAAGTPVVAFDIPCLREIIPRGVGWLIEAFNVKEFAEQVVRSYAQDGLEEVAARGRKFAAAYSWDALAAMQAEAYRAALVEMRNGQTRANQARRP from the coding sequence ATGAGAGTGCTGCATTTGGGCTTCGAAGATCCGCTCATGCCAGGTGCGGGCGGGGGCTCCGTACGGACCCACGAGATCAACCGCCGGCTGGCCGCACAGGGCTTCGACGTTGCTGTGCTGACAACCCGGTATCCGGGGTGGCAGGAACGCGTGCAGGAAGGGGTGCACTATGTCCCGATCGGCTTCGGGAGGGGAGCCAACCGGCTGACCCGGCTGGCCGGCTACGTCATGCGTTTGCCTTTTGAGGTTCGCAAGCGCCGGTCAACGACAGAGCTGGTGGTGGAGGACTTTTTTGCTCCATTCTCAACGATGGCTGCACCAATGTGGACGCGTCGCCCCACGATCGGCGTCGTTCAATGGCTCCACGCGGCGGAAAAAGCGCGGCAGTACAAACTGCCCCTGCACTGGATCGAACGATTGGGTGTCCGGGCGCACAGCAGGCTCATCGCCGTCTCGGAGGGAGTCAGCGAGCGACTGAAAAAGCTGAACCCGGACCTCCACGTTGATGTCATCGGCAACGGTGTGGACCCTGGTATATGGGCGACTACGCCCCACCTGGGTCAGGACGTCCTTTTCGTCGGCCGCCTTGAAATAGGGCACAAGGGATTGGACCTCCTTTTGCAGGCGTGGGCCGACATCCGGGGACGGATAGATGGGAAGCTTCTGATCGCCGGCGCCGGTCCGGATGAGGAACGGTTTCGCGCGTCCATAGAAGATGCGGGCCTTTCGGACTCCGTACAGATGCTCGGCTGGCTGGCCGGTGAAGAAAAGTTCCGGACATTGAGCAGTGCACGGTTGCTGGTGGTGCCCTCGCGGCATGAGACTTTCGGGTTGGTGGCCATCGACGCACTTGCAGCGGGCACACCGGTGGTCGCCTTCGACATCCCTTGTTTGCGGGAGATCATTCCCCGTGGCGTTGGGTGGCTCATCGAGGCGTTCAATGTCAAAGAATTCGCAGAACAAGTAGTCCGCAGCTATGCCCAGGACGGACTGGAAGAAGTAGCTGCCCGAGGTCGCAAGTTCGCTGCCGCCTACAGCTGGGACGCGCTCGCCGCCATGCAAGCCGAGGCCTATCGCGCCGCTCTTGTCGAAATGCGGAATGGCCAAACTCGAGCCAACCAGGCGAGGAGGCCATAG
- a CDS encoding glycosyltransferase family 4 protein, with protein MTFVLPDLNAPGRLAGKHVLVLNWRDVQHSHAGGAEQYMHQISKRWVENGVKVTWLTGRDAGQSPEEVIDGIRILRAGGPLSIYARTALRLMRSNVRFDAVVDCQNGIPFFSPLFLPKDVPIVQVVHHVHQDQFRSRFSPPMAAVGRFLENTGAKRVYGQRAIVAVSPSTRLELRKLGFGGPVHVVPNGTIDIPRKVGTRTSSPNIAVVSRLVPHKRLDLLLGQFAVAARSVPRLQLDIVGDGPERARLQQLAMDLGLGHAVTFHGYQPNEVRDLILGRAWLTASTSASEGWGCSVIEAAAWGVPCLALRVPGIRDSVVDGRTGWLVDSPRELGGALADAITELAKPGIAADIAAQCREWARCFTWERSTRLLTGVLLEEGKLRKDGGDPLAGHSDLSTLVRFELPDGAPLRSILRPTDEVALIDDGHVAVLMKGRDEFEAFAALQNIGVATAELRQADRTALLAGPESMPIPADAIDGH; from the coding sequence ATGACGTTCGTACTGCCCGATCTGAACGCTCCCGGCCGGCTGGCCGGGAAGCATGTGCTGGTGCTGAACTGGCGCGATGTCCAGCACTCCCACGCCGGCGGTGCCGAGCAATACATGCACCAAATATCGAAGAGATGGGTGGAGAACGGCGTCAAAGTCACGTGGCTCACGGGTCGCGACGCCGGTCAGTCGCCGGAGGAAGTCATCGACGGTATCCGCATTCTCCGGGCAGGTGGTCCGTTGTCCATTTACGCCAGGACCGCGCTCCGGCTTATGCGCAGCAATGTCCGGTTCGATGCCGTGGTGGACTGTCAGAACGGGATTCCGTTCTTCTCCCCGCTGTTCCTCCCCAAGGACGTTCCGATTGTCCAAGTGGTGCACCACGTCCATCAGGATCAGTTCCGCTCCCGTTTCTCTCCACCCATGGCAGCGGTCGGCCGGTTCCTGGAAAACACGGGTGCCAAACGCGTTTACGGACAGCGTGCCATCGTGGCGGTGTCACCCTCCACGAGGCTGGAACTACGGAAACTGGGCTTTGGCGGTCCGGTCCACGTGGTGCCCAACGGCACCATTGATATCCCCCGAAAAGTGGGGACCAGAACGTCTTCGCCGAACATCGCCGTCGTCAGTCGTTTAGTACCTCACAAGCGGTTGGACCTCCTGCTGGGGCAGTTCGCCGTTGCGGCGCGGAGTGTTCCACGCCTGCAGCTGGACATCGTCGGTGACGGGCCGGAACGGGCACGCCTGCAACAGCTCGCCATGGACCTTGGCCTTGGGCACGCCGTGACGTTCCACGGCTACCAGCCAAATGAAGTCCGCGACCTGATACTCGGCAGGGCTTGGCTGACAGCGTCCACATCCGCTTCCGAAGGCTGGGGGTGCTCGGTGATTGAAGCGGCTGCGTGGGGAGTTCCGTGTTTGGCACTCCGGGTTCCCGGCATACGCGATTCTGTGGTGGATGGCAGAACGGGCTGGCTGGTGGACAGCCCCCGTGAACTGGGCGGTGCCCTGGCCGACGCCATCACGGAGCTAGCAAAGCCCGGCATCGCTGCGGACATCGCGGCGCAGTGCCGGGAATGGGCTCGTTGCTTTACCTGGGAACGCAGTACCAGGCTGCTCACCGGGGTGCTGCTGGAGGAGGGCAAGTTGCGAAAGGACGGCGGGGATCCCCTCGCCGGCCACTCGGATCTTTCCACCTTGGTGAGGTTCGAATTGCCCGACGGCGCGCCCCTCCGGAGCATTCTGCGGCCCACAGACGAAGTAGCCCTGATCGACGACGGGCATGTTGCCGTGCTGATGAAGGGACGCGATGAATTCGAGGCTTTCGCAGCCTTGCAAAACATTGGAGTAGCCACTGCCGAACTGCGCCAGGCAGACCGCACTGCCCTCCTGGCCGGACCGGAAAGCATGCCTATTCCTGCTGATGCCATCGATGGCCATTAG